TGCCTCTTTATCTGCTTTGGGGAAAGTGGACAGTGAACGATTAAAAGGAGGTTACACGATGCAAACGCTAGTGGAAAAACCATGGCTTGATCATTATCCAGAGGAGATCCCGACGTCCATCGATTATGAGGAACAACCCCTTCAGTATTACCTGAAACGGGCGAGTGAGAAATACCCGGACAAACAGGCGCTTCATTTTATGGGGAAGGAAATGACGTACAGTCAGGTTTACACAGAAGCAATGAAGCTGGCTAATCAGCTTCGGAGTCTGGGTGTCAAGCAAGGTGACAGAGTCGCAATCATGCTTGCGAATACGCCGCAGGCCGTGATCTCCTATTACGGAGCCTTATTTGCCGGTGCGGTTGTGGTACAAACGAACCCGCTCTATGTGGAACGGGAGATCGAGCACCAAATGAATGATTCAGGGTGCAAAGTCATGATCTGTCTCGACCTCGTCTATCCAAGAGTGTCAAAAATTCAGGATAAGACCGATCTTGAGCATGTGATTGTCACAGGCATTAAGGATTATCTGCCGTTTCCGGTAAGTTTTATCTACCCGTTTATTCAGAAGAAGAATACCGGCATTAAAGTGGATCTCACGTATAACGATCATTTGCACTCATTTACGGATTTACTTGAAAAAGGAACAGAGACAGAGATCCCGCTTGATATCGATCCGGTAAATGACCTTGCACTGCTCCAGTATACCGGGGGTACAACAGGTCCAGCCAAAGGTGTCATGCTGACGCATTACAATTTGACGGTCAATACCCAGCAGTGTGAGGAATGGATGTACAAAATGATCCCTGGGGAAGAGGTGGTCATGGCGGCATTGCCATTTTTCCATGTGTACGGTATGACAACGGTTATGAATCTGAGTATCCGTCTTGGTTATAAAATGATTATCATGCCGAAATTTGATCCGAAAAAGATTTTGAAGGCGATAGAAAAGCACAAGGCAACCATTTATCCTGGTGCGCCGACGATGTATATCGGCTTGTTGAATCACCCGGATATCAGTAAGCACGATCTGTCCTCCATCAAGGCATGCATCAGCGGTTCGGCACCTTTGCCTATTGAGGTGCAGAGCCAATTTGAAGAAGTAACGAAAGGACGCCTGGTAGAAGGCTACGGGCTCACTGAGACGGCACCGGTTGCGATCGCCAACCTGATCTGGGGGAAGCGAAAGCCGGGATCCATTGGACTCCCTTGGCCGGATACAGACATCATGATCTTGTCCGCCGAGACAGGAGAACCTGCCAAGCCTAATGAAGTAGGTGAAATCTGCATTCGTGGTCCGCAGGTCATGAAGGGGTATTGGAAACTTCCAGAAGCCACCCAGGCCTCCTTCAGGGATGACTGGTTCCTCTCCGGCGACATGGGTTATATGGATGACGAAGGATACTTTTTCATCGTCGATCGCAAGAAGGACATGATCATTGCCGGCGGGTTTAATATTTATCCCCGAGAAGTGGAAGAAATTCTCTATGAGCACGAAGCCGTGCAGGAAGTTTGTGTCATAGGCGTCCCGGATCCGTATCGTGGTGAAACGGTTAAAGCATTCATTGTACTCAAAGAAGGGTCTGAAGTGACGGAAGAAGAGCTTGATGAGTTTTCACGCAAACAGCTTGCCTCATTTAAAGTCCCGAAATATTATGAGTTCCGTGATGAATTGCCGAAAACCATGGTTGGTAAAATCCTTCGTCGTGTGCTGGTGGATGAAGAAAAAGCAAAACAAAAAGAATAAAAATGTGCAAATCTCGAAATTTGCGAGTGTTTCCCCTGATTTTTTCATCATCAGGGGAAATTATTTTGTCATTAACTATTCACATTTGTAATCGGTTTCATATAGAATAGGGGATGAGAGAGAGTAGTTTTTCGAGGAAAGGGAGGTTGAGGAGGAACAGGAATATGTCAGAAACAGTAGCAAGACCGTGGCTCACACACTATCCTGAGGAAGTACCTGAACAGATTGATTATGATCGGCGCCCATTGCAGGATTATCTGCGTGACGGGGCAATGGAAGAACCGGATAAAGTGCTGCTGCACTTTATGGGGAAGGAAATGACGTTTAAAGAGGTCTATCACGAAGCCCTTTCATTTGCCAATGGACTGAAAGGTTTAGGCATTCAAAAGGGCGACCGGGTAGCGATTATGCTTGCGAATACACCCCAGTCTGTTGTAAGTTATTATGGAGCGCTCTTAGCAGGTGCCGTGGTCGTTCAAACGAATCCTTTGTATGTGGAACGTGAACTGGAGCATCAGATGGTGGATTCAGGAGCAAAGATCATGATCTGTCTGGATCTGTTGTATTCAAGAGTGATGAATGTGATCGATAAGACGTCGCTTGAGCATGTGATTGTAACAGGAATCAAGGATTATCTGCCGTTTCCGAAGAACCTGATTTATCCGTTTATACAAAAGAAACAATACGGATTTATTCCCAAGGTCGACTTCGGGGATAGCGTTCATGCCTTTAAGAAGGTCGTGAAGGAGAATCCGTCAAAGGAGATTCCCCTGGAGCTTGATCCCGAAAATGACCTGGCGCTGTTGCAATACACCGGTGGAACAACCGGCGTGGCAAAAGGCGTGAAACTGACGCATATGAATCTGGTTTCCAATACGACGCAGTGCATTCGCTGGATGTATAAGATTGATCACGGGAATGAAGTGCTCCTTTGTGCCTTGCCATTTTTCCATGTGTACGGTATGACAGTGGGGATGAATTTCTCTGTGATGGACCGCAACAAGATGGTGATCCTGCCGAAATTCGATACGAAACAGACGCTCGATGCCATTCAAAAGCAAAAAGCATCGATCTTCCCGGGTGCACCAACCATGTACATTGGCCTCATCAACGATCCTGACGTGGAGAAATACGATCTGAGTTCCATTGAGATTTGTATCAGTGGCTCAGCACCGCTCCCATTGGAAGTCCAGCAGCGATTTGAGAAACTGACCGGTGGCAAATTATCTGAAGGATTTGGACTGACCGAATCATCCCCGGTAACGCATTTCAATCTGATGTGGGGAAAGCGGCCGACAGGCAGCATTGGTCTTCCGTGGCCAGATACCGATGTGGCAATCCTCTCTGCGGAGACGGGTGAACCGGCGGAGCCAGGTGAAGTGGGCGAATTGATCATTCGAGGTCCTCAGGTTATGAAAGGGTATTGGAACCGGCCGGAAGAAACGAATGCCACGTTCCATGATGGCTGGCTTTTAACCGGAGATATGGGCTATATGGATGAAGAAGGATTTTTCTATATCGTTGACCGGAAGAAGGACATGATCATTGCCGGTGGATTCAATATTTATCCAAGGGAAATTGAAGAAGTTCTGTTTGAACATTCAGCCGTACAAGAAGCTGTTGCAGTCGGCGTGCCGGATCCTTACCGTGGGGAAACCGTCAAAGCCTTTATCGTAAAACGTGAAGGTCATGAGGTGTCGGAGAAAGATCTGGATGCATTTTGCCGGGAACGACTGTCTTCTTACAAAGTACCGAAACTTTATGAATTCCGCGAAGAATTACCGAAGACGATGGTAGGTAAGGTTCTGAGACGGGCATTGCTCGAAGAAGAAAAGGAAAAAGCGAGAAAATCAGGCTGAGTATTTCAGCGCACCTTTGTGTTGACAGTGCTTGGGTTGTCGACTACAATGATATTATGAATGAATAATCATTCATTTATTGGAAGCAGAGGATGTGATGAGATGGGCAGGAAAAAAGGTCCGAAGTATGACGCAATTATCGATGCTGCAGTGGTTGTGTTTGCCCAAAACGGCTATCACAATTCAAAAGTGTCAAAAATAGCACAGGAAGCCGGCGTGGCAGATGGCACGATTTATCTTTATTTTAAAAATAAAGAAGACATTCTGATCTCCATGTTTGAAGAAAAAATGAGTATTTTTGTGGATCGGATCCAACATGAGATCAGTCATGTGGAGAGCATTGAGAAGAAGCTGGAGATCATGGTGGAAATGCATTTCACCCAATTGGAACTCGATCCGGATCTGGCGATCGTCACACAGCTGGAATTGCGTCAATCGAACACGAACATGCGTTACAAAGTCAATGAAGTGCTGAAAGGGTACCTGGGTCTGATTGACGGGCTTCTCGAAGAAGGCATGAAACAAGGTTTGTTCGACCCTGGCCTGAATATCCGCATTGCCCGTCAGATCATTTTCGGAGCAGTGGATGAAGTGGCGACAAACTGGGTGATGAAGGAGCGTAAGTATGCGCTCACGCCTCTCGCATCAGACATCAGCGATATGCTGATCAAAGGGTTGTCGCTGAAGAGTCAGCCAGAACTCAAAGGGAAAGGGTGAACTTGATGTCTGACACATCATTAACGTCGGTTCGTTTTGAAAATCATGTGGCAATTGTGACACTGAGTAATCCACCGGCAAATGCGATTTCCGAATCAATGATCGCTGAGCTGGATGAGGTATTCAAAGAACTCGGGGATAACCCGGAGGCAAAAGTCATCCTCCTTCAAGGCGAAGGGAAGTTTTTCGCTGCAGGAGCGGATATCAAAGAATTCACTGAAATGACGCATGCCAATGAATTTCGGGAAACCGCCCGGGAAGGTCAACGGGTATTCCGTATGATCGAGACACTCTCCAAACCGGTGATTGCCGTTATTCACGGCGCTGCACTTGGTGGCGGTCTGGAACTGGCTATGGCTTGTCATATGCGTCTGGTGACGTCTTCAGCTAAACTCGGTCTTCCGGAACTGAATCTCGGACTGATCCCTGGATTTGCCGGTACACAGCGGTTACCTCGCATCGTCGGTCATGCGAAGGCGCTGCAGATGACCCTCACATCAGATCCGATTTCGGGCGAAGAAGCGGTGGCATTCGGACTCGCCAATCAATTGGTATCCGAAGATGATCCGCTCGGGGAAGCAATGAGCATCGCCGGGAAAATGGCAGCGAAGCCGGCTAAAAATCTGGCAGCGGTCCTGGAACTGATTCACGAAGCAGAACGGGACTCCCTGGAACGGGGGCAGGAAAAAGAAGCCGTGCTCTTCGGAGACCTGGCTGAGACGAAAAATGCAGCAGAAGGTATTCGGGCGTTTCTTGAAAAGCGTCCTCCAAAGTTTGAAGATCGCTGATTCAGCGGTTTTCAACATAGATTCATTTGAAAGCGTTTCACATTCACTTCAAAAACAGGAGGGAACGGAATGAACATTTACGTCATTATGAAGCGAACTTTTGACACGGAAGAGAAGATCCAGCTGGAAAACGGGCAAATTTCTGAGGACGGCGCTGAATTTATCATTAATCCGTACGATGAATATGCCATTGAGGAAGCAATCCAATTGCGCGATGAGCATGGCGGTGAAGTGACACTCGTCACAGTCGGTGATGAGGAAGCTGAAAAGCAGCTGAGAACAGGCCTGGCGATGGGAGGCGACAAAGCGGTTCTGATTGAAGATGAAGATGTGGAAGACGGAGACACGTACTCCACTGAAAGAATTCTTGCAGGTTATTTTGCCGATAAAGAAGTGGATATGATTCTCGGTGGTAACGTGGCCGTTGACGGCGGCTCGGGACAGGTCGGTCCACGCTTAGCGGAACGGCTCGGCATGGTTCATGTCACTTCGGTAGTCAGTGTCAGTGTCGACGGCACAACAGTGAGTATTGAAAAAGATGTAGAAGGCGATCAGGAATTCATTGAATTGCAGCTTCCTGTGCTCCTCACAGCGCAGCAGGGATTAAATGAACCCCGCTACCCATCGTTGCCGGGCATTATGAAGGCGAAGAAAAAACCGTTGGAAGAACTCGATCTCGATGATCTCGACCTCGACGAGGATGACGTGGGAGGAAAAACCGAACGGGTAGAAATTTACCTTCCGCCACCGAAGGCAGCCGGTAAAATACTTGAAGGTGAAGTGGATGAACAGGTTACTGAACTGGTGTCACTGCTGAAGAACGAAGCGAAAGTCATTTAAACAGGAGGGATTTGAATTATGGCCAATAAAGTAGTAGTCATTGGAGAAATGCGTGATGGGGAATTCAGAAATGTGTCGTTTGAAGCGATTGCTGCAGCGAAACAGATCGCTCCTGATGGCGAGATTGTCGGTGCTCTTCTCGGCAGCGGTGTGAAAGATCGCGCCGATCAGCTGTTTCATTATGGTGCAAGCCGTGTGGTTGTTGTCGATCATGACAAACTGAAAAACTATACGCCGGAGGGTTATACGCAGGCAGCGATGGCACTGGTGGATCAAGAGGAGCCGGATGCAGTCATTATGGGGCATACTTCCCTTGGACGTGACTTGTCCGCGAAACTTGCTGCTCGTATGGAAGCGGGTCTCGTTTCAGATGCCGTCGGTATCGAAATGGACGGCGAAGATCCAGTGTTCACGCGACCAATTTATTCCGGTAAGGCTTTTGAAAAAGTGAAATCGAAAGATGGCGTTGTTTTTGCAACCATCCGCCCGAACAATATTCCTGCACAGGAAGCAGACACCTCGAAAAGTGGATCTGTAGAAACGGTTGATGTGGCTATTGCTGATTTGCAGACGATCATTAAAGATGTCGTTAAGAATACAGCTACAGGTGTGGACCTCTCGGAGGCATCTGTGATTGTGGCCGGCGGACGTGGACTGAAGTCAGAGGAAAATTTCAAAATGCTCGATGAACTCGCAGACCTTCTCGGAGGTGCGGTTGGTGCGTCCCGTGGCGCGTGTGATGCTGAGTACTGCGACTATGCCCTGCAGATTGGGCAGACAGGAAAAGTGGTTACACCTGATCTGTATATTGCGGTTGGCTTGAGTGGTGCCATTCAGCACGTTGCGGGGATGTCCAACTCAAAAGTGATTGTTGCCCTGAACAAAGATCCAGAAGCAGAAATTTTCCAAATGGCGGATTACGGTATTGTCGGCGATCTTTTCGATACCTTGCCTAAATTGATCGAAGAATTTAAAAAAGTTGTTGTGTGAAAAGACTGAATCAAAGGCCCGGGTGAACTGACACTTCCCCGGGCCTTCGTGTTGCTTATGAAGGGAAGAGCAGTTTGTGAAACAGTATCTTTGATTAATTGCAATATATGATTTATGATGGTGTTACAACCCTTAGGAAAAAATACTTTTCATGACGCAGAATGTTTAGTATAATACGCTATAGGGTATATGAATACCAGAAAGATAACAAGGAGGAATGTTTAAGATGGCAATTGTAAAAGCTTCGGACGCAACGTTTGCAGAAGAAACTGGACAAGGTGTAGTACTTGCAGACTTTTGGGCGCCATGGTGCGGACCTTGTAAGATGATTGCACCGGTACTTGAAGAACTGGATGCAGATATGGGCGATAAGTTGAAAATTGTAAAACTGGATGTAGATGAAAATCAACAGACAGCCGGTAAATTTGGTGTGATGAGTATTCCGACACTGCTTATCTTTAAAGATGGCGAAGTCGTGGATCAGGTCGTTGGTTTCCAACCGAAAGACGCCCTGGCAAACACATTGAACAAGCACATGTCATAAAAATCAACAGACCAGCAGCAGTCCTACTCAGGACTGTTGCTTTTTTTTGATTTCTGGACTGTGTAAGCATACGGGGGATTGTCAGGCAGCGTTTTTCTTAAAGCGGATCGGGGGATATGGTACACTAGCGCCACAGAGAACCATTGATGACAAGGAGAATGACAGATGCTTGAATTTAAACATAAATTGGATTTGCTTCCGGCCCAGCCTGGGTGTTACCTAATGAAGAATAAACACGGAACCATCATCTACGTCGGAAAAGCAAAAGTGTTGAAAAACCGGGTTCGTTCTTATTTTTCGGGTACACATGATCAG
This Salisediminibacterium beveridgei DNA region includes the following protein-coding sequences:
- a CDS encoding long-chain-fatty-acid--CoA ligase is translated as MQTLVEKPWLDHYPEEIPTSIDYEEQPLQYYLKRASEKYPDKQALHFMGKEMTYSQVYTEAMKLANQLRSLGVKQGDRVAIMLANTPQAVISYYGALFAGAVVVQTNPLYVEREIEHQMNDSGCKVMICLDLVYPRVSKIQDKTDLEHVIVTGIKDYLPFPVSFIYPFIQKKNTGIKVDLTYNDHLHSFTDLLEKGTETEIPLDIDPVNDLALLQYTGGTTGPAKGVMLTHYNLTVNTQQCEEWMYKMIPGEEVVMAALPFFHVYGMTTVMNLSIRLGYKMIIMPKFDPKKILKAIEKHKATIYPGAPTMYIGLLNHPDISKHDLSSIKACISGSAPLPIEVQSQFEEVTKGRLVEGYGLTETAPVAIANLIWGKRKPGSIGLPWPDTDIMILSAETGEPAKPNEVGEICIRGPQVMKGYWKLPEATQASFRDDWFLSGDMGYMDDEGYFFIVDRKKDMIIAGGFNIYPREVEEILYEHEAVQEVCVIGVPDPYRGETVKAFIVLKEGSEVTEEELDEFSRKQLASFKVPKYYEFRDELPKTMVGKILRRVLVDEEKAKQKE
- a CDS encoding AMP-binding protein; the protein is MSETVARPWLTHYPEEVPEQIDYDRRPLQDYLRDGAMEEPDKVLLHFMGKEMTFKEVYHEALSFANGLKGLGIQKGDRVAIMLANTPQSVVSYYGALLAGAVVVQTNPLYVERELEHQMVDSGAKIMICLDLLYSRVMNVIDKTSLEHVIVTGIKDYLPFPKNLIYPFIQKKQYGFIPKVDFGDSVHAFKKVVKENPSKEIPLELDPENDLALLQYTGGTTGVAKGVKLTHMNLVSNTTQCIRWMYKIDHGNEVLLCALPFFHVYGMTVGMNFSVMDRNKMVILPKFDTKQTLDAIQKQKASIFPGAPTMYIGLINDPDVEKYDLSSIEICISGSAPLPLEVQQRFEKLTGGKLSEGFGLTESSPVTHFNLMWGKRPTGSIGLPWPDTDVAILSAETGEPAEPGEVGELIIRGPQVMKGYWNRPEETNATFHDGWLLTGDMGYMDEEGFFYIVDRKKDMIIAGGFNIYPREIEEVLFEHSAVQEAVAVGVPDPYRGETVKAFIVKREGHEVSEKDLDAFCRERLSSYKVPKLYEFREELPKTMVGKVLRRALLEEEKEKARKSG
- a CDS encoding TetR/AcrR family transcriptional regulator; translated protein: MGRKKGPKYDAIIDAAVVVFAQNGYHNSKVSKIAQEAGVADGTIYLYFKNKEDILISMFEEKMSIFVDRIQHEISHVESIEKKLEIMVEMHFTQLELDPDLAIVTQLELRQSNTNMRYKVNEVLKGYLGLIDGLLEEGMKQGLFDPGLNIRIARQIIFGAVDEVATNWVMKERKYALTPLASDISDMLIKGLSLKSQPELKGKG
- a CDS encoding enoyl-CoA hydratase — protein: MSDTSLTSVRFENHVAIVTLSNPPANAISESMIAELDEVFKELGDNPEAKVILLQGEGKFFAAGADIKEFTEMTHANEFRETAREGQRVFRMIETLSKPVIAVIHGAALGGGLELAMACHMRLVTSSAKLGLPELNLGLIPGFAGTQRLPRIVGHAKALQMTLTSDPISGEEAVAFGLANQLVSEDDPLGEAMSIAGKMAAKPAKNLAAVLELIHEAERDSLERGQEKEAVLFGDLAETKNAAEGIRAFLEKRPPKFEDR
- a CDS encoding electron transfer flavoprotein subunit beta/FixA family protein, with translation MNIYVIMKRTFDTEEKIQLENGQISEDGAEFIINPYDEYAIEEAIQLRDEHGGEVTLVTVGDEEAEKQLRTGLAMGGDKAVLIEDEDVEDGDTYSTERILAGYFADKEVDMILGGNVAVDGGSGQVGPRLAERLGMVHVTSVVSVSVDGTTVSIEKDVEGDQEFIELQLPVLLTAQQGLNEPRYPSLPGIMKAKKKPLEELDLDDLDLDEDDVGGKTERVEIYLPPPKAAGKILEGEVDEQVTELVSLLKNEAKVI
- a CDS encoding electron transfer flavoprotein subunit alpha/FixB family protein, which translates into the protein MANKVVVIGEMRDGEFRNVSFEAIAAAKQIAPDGEIVGALLGSGVKDRADQLFHYGASRVVVVDHDKLKNYTPEGYTQAAMALVDQEEPDAVIMGHTSLGRDLSAKLAARMEAGLVSDAVGIEMDGEDPVFTRPIYSGKAFEKVKSKDGVVFATIRPNNIPAQEADTSKSGSVETVDVAIADLQTIIKDVVKNTATGVDLSEASVIVAGGRGLKSEENFKMLDELADLLGGAVGASRGACDAEYCDYALQIGQTGKVVTPDLYIAVGLSGAIQHVAGMSNSKVIVALNKDPEAEIFQMADYGIVGDLFDTLPKLIEEFKKVVV
- the trxA gene encoding thioredoxin, encoding MAIVKASDATFAEETGQGVVLADFWAPWCGPCKMIAPVLEELDADMGDKLKIVKLDVDENQQTAGKFGVMSIPTLLIFKDGEVVDQVVGFQPKDALANTLNKHMS